The Dreissena polymorpha isolate Duluth1 chromosome 10, UMN_Dpol_1.0, whole genome shotgun sequence genome includes a region encoding these proteins:
- the LOC127846918 gene encoding uncharacterized protein LOC127846918 — translation MAAQIRISILFCAVCVLQTYGQLDTSVCTGFDPSPNDPAFPTLPNSFEVHEEVNIKNRQFTSDYHMWYDYNNSIVAMHMESAGVRTAVIYNFNTRQSITTDRDTHLCTVRPLDINIPQFRIFGTMVNGVPTLLNPNQMLRFHDGAVRNKYINQTSIRGILCDWWSSCYYDDSLKRTMRVDWYYSAASWTTSTLNQGVPVRAFVVGKVNITPGKPRSFNHMYEFSDFKISLNNGGRNLLMTPVHAYCGGQKSFKPLPNPTSAFHFTAEIVNPYTNTIDGITEHFNDELQLGRYDYISTTALPYGLSSPLTEIHDFSTGVAYITDRKRGNCTAVPIESLMFDVKNVDGSHVRIRTSKEFFYFDNTTYIYEGQRVIRDVLCDVWIAQRTDWPLPGAGINSTWEWAFATPQYSENLANQLQFANPIQLYIDGGPNSGIQFFYNIYDYDERRPSIWSYDISTCYNYKSRQDFSYLIGGNYDTLVAGNLENFRYANLRALVKAGTVNGLTLSSLRIYNIQADKNTGTSISVTFTLLDKAPNVGDVTKPVQENDLSTVANAISNTINSGQMIVTMKDPSTNQPVTLTAQMNKLVQTQKVTKVLYYRNNVVTGPKTSSGSSGGAMAGMGVALLVVFFIGGVLVMYFFYRKQGGAFGPKKFDNQDITESSD, via the exons ATGGCCGCACAAATAAG AATCTCGATCTTGTTTTGCGCTGTATGTGTGCTGCAGACGTACGGACAGTTAGACACATCGGTGTGTACCGGCTTCGATCCTTCCCCAAACG ATCCCGCGTTTCCAACACTGCCAAACAGTTTTGAAGTGCATGAAGAGGTCAATATTAAAAATAGACAATTTACGTCGGACTATCACATGTG GTACGATTACAACAACAGTATCGTAGCCATGCATATGGAAAGTGCCGGTGTTCGAACTGCCGTCATTTACAACTTCAATACCAGGCAGTCCATAACGACGGATAGGGACACGC ACTTATGTACCGTACGCCCCCTAGATATTAACATTCCACAGTTTAGAATATTTGGAACAATGGTTAACGGTGTCCCAACACTCCTGAACCCAAACCAAATGCTTCGGTTCCACGATGGAGCTGTGCGGAATAAATAT ATTAACCAGACAAGTATTCGAGGCATATTATGCGACTGGTGGAGCTCGTGTTACTATGACGATTCGTTGAAGAGAACTATGAGAGTGGATTGGTACTATTCTG CCGCTAGTTGGACGACTTCAACACTCAACCAGGGGGTTCCGGTGAGGGCGTTTGTCGTAGGCAAAGTCAACATAACACCCGGGAAACCGCGAAGCTTCAACCACATGTACGAATTCTCAGACTTCAAAATTAGTTTAAACAACGGAGGTCGCAATCTTTTAATG ACCCCGGTGCATGCGTACTGTGGAGGACAAAAAAGTTTCAAGCCTTTGCCCAACCCGACGTCAGCGTTCCATTTCACTGCTGAGATCGTGAACCCTTACACTAACACTATTGATGGAATAACG GAACATTTCAACGACGAGCTGCAACTTGGAAGATACGATTATATTTCCACTACCGCCCTACCATACGGCTTATCGTCCCCGTTGACGGAAATCCATGATTTTTCCACAG GTGTAGCGTACATCACAGATAGAAAGCGTGGTAACTGCACAGCCGTGCCTATTGAATCGTTGATGTTTGACGTCAAAAACGTCGACGGTTCGCACGTCAGGATCCGAACGTCAAAAGAATTCTTCTACTTCGATAACACGACATACATTTACGAGGGACAG CGAGTAATACGGGACGTACTTTGCGATGTTTGGATCGCCCAGAGAACCGATTGGCCCCTACCCGGTGCTGGCATCAACTCCACATGGGAATGGGCCTTTGCGACG CCGCAGTACTCGGAAAACCTCGCCAATCAGTTACAGTTCGCCAATCCTATCCAGCTTTATATTGACGGAGGACCCAACAGC GGAATTCAGTTCTTCTACAACATTTATGACTACGATGAAAGACGACCAAGCATTTGGTCTTACGACATTTCAACCTGTTACAACTACAAGTCAAGACAAGATTTCAGCTATTTGATTGGGG GAAACTACGACACCCTTGTGGCCGGAAACTTGGAGAACTTCCGGTATGCCAATCTGCGCGCCCTTGTCAAGGCCGGAACTGTCAATGGACTGACGCTTTCTTCGCTTCGAATATACAATATTCAG GCCGACAAAAACACGGGCACATCGATCTCCGTAACCTTCACATTGCTTGATAAAGCCCCGAATGTCG GTGATGTTACCAAGCCTGTTCAAGAGAATGACCTCTCAACCGTTGCTAACGCCATCAGCAATACCATCAACAGTGGACAGATGATTGTTACAATGAAGGACCCATCGACGAATCAA CCGGTCACTTTGACTGCCCAGATGAACAAATTGGTCCAAACGCAGAAAGTGACCAAAGTCCTGTACTATCGGAACAATGTGGTGACCGGACCGAAGACGTCCTCGGGATCGTCCGGAG GTGCAATGGCCGGTATGGGCGTGGCTTTGCTGGTGGTGTTTTTCATTGGTGGAGTCCTCGTGATGTACTTCTTCTACCGGAAACAGGGTGGCGCATTCGGTCCAAAGAAATTTGACAATCAGGATATCACGGAGAGTTCCGATTAA